From Gossypium raimondii isolate GPD5lz chromosome 11, ASM2569854v1, whole genome shotgun sequence:
agaacAAAGTTTGTCAAAAGGAAAAACATAGCAAGTAGCTCTTTCTCAATTACCATGTAGTTTAACTGGGCTCCTTTCAAAGTTTGACTTTCAGAATAAATCTgatggaatattttatttcttcactgACCCATTACAGCTCCCACTACAAAGACGATAGCATTACACATGtcaaaaatctaaattttagtggtgtcaaaaatgaTGGTTTCGGAACCCCGTTCACCGATGGTTGAAtccgtaaatattattcaataatatttacaagtttattATAGTGTTATactagattttgatttgatgaatttgcTAATTTGACATAGAGTTAAAGTATAAGTGGTTTACCCTAAAGTTAATGCTTTTGGAAGATGAGGTATCGGGATCTCGTTTACGTAAACAtagtacaaaaatatttacggatttattttataggtaaattgaattatagtccAAAAATTTTAGCGATACGATATTTAGTTAAGGTActaggactaaatcataaaagctgtaaaagttaatcaatattgattttattagttaaaatgcTTAATAGATAAATGATTGAGAGTTTATGTGGAAAATTGACCCTTTACAAATGTCATGGACGattaatgcttttattttcattaaaattatatgttaattaattattaaattaatgaaataattagtttattttaaaaaggaaacaaaagtgGGCTTTTTGTACTCTatggaagaaaagaaatgaaaccTTTGAACTCTTTTGAATAATTGTCTTTGCATGGTAAGTCCTTCTAGGTTGGTTTCTcgtaattttcatatttttgagatcgttgtagcttaatctaattaaaagttttccattgatgatttttaaagctcttagtgttttttttttgatagaATGACTGGGtatttattatgaaataaaaaataatccaatCAGCCCAAATCAAAGGGCCCAAGTCAAagcaacaacaaaaaagaacCCACCTAATTTTTCAACCTAAATAATCAGAAAATTACAACCCCCTAGAAACGTCTATTAAAAAGCtagataattaaaaagaaaggacAAAAGcattaaatgaaattgaaatcaaCCAAATGAAAACATGTCCCAGTCAATAATCAGAAACAGCTGGAAACCATAAAGGCTTATTGAAGAGTCATTTCCAAGGTCCCATCTGTTATGTCGATAGCTCTTTCCCACAGATTTAAACTTCATTAAGCTATCTGTTTTGGAAGCTGCTCCTTCACCCATTTCTTCAATCCAGATTTCTTTGCCAATCTTCATCCAAGGTTAAAAAATGGCGTTCCAGTTCTTCTCCTATCAGGTAAATGTTTTCTTCTTTCGCTAGAGCTTTCTTTGCTAGACCATGTGCATGTTTATTCTCTGATCTATGGATGTGCTTCAAAGTAAGATCTTGAAAAAAGGATTTCTTGTTCTGAATATCTTTTATAATGGCACTTATTACCGATTTATCTGTTGAAGTCGCATTGCTCTTCTTTATGACGGTTTTTGAGTCTCGCATAATTCTAACTGACTGAGATCCTAATGCAATCCCTAACTTCATGCCTTCTAAACATGCATATGCCTCTACTGCAAAAGGTGAGGGAACATTTCTATGGATAACCATTTTTATCACAGTAGATTTCCCCTCATATCCCAACCTATTAGTCCAGTCGCTGATTTGAAGGTTCTACTATCCAGTGCTGCATCAAATTTGATCGATATTCTTGGTACGTTTTCCTGTATTCTGTGACTCttgcaaatttttttctcaGTTTTCTTCTCAGCATTTATtccttcatattctgccatatgTCTTTGAATATTCGGAGCTAGACCCCTTCCTGTTGAATTTTTCCCCTCGTGAATAAGTTTGTTTCTACAAGACCTTATCAACCATAACGCGTAGCAGAAAAGCCGACACTGGTAATAGTTGTTGTTCTTGAAAACCCAGGTTAGCCACTCCCATGTATTCTAACTCGTATTCTCCATGACCCATGCTAAGTTTAATGCTTGCCACACTTCTCTTGTGAAAGGACACTCTCGGAAAACATGAAGACTCTCTTCTACTCCAGAATAACACCGTGGACAGCAGGCACTTGAACTGACCCTCCTCAAGCTGAGATTACCAAAGTGAGGGATATAATCCCATGAAATCCTCCAAATTGTAATTGTAATTGCAATTTTTGAAGGCAATTGTTGGCtccataattttttgtaaaatttttttatttcggtCTGTAATAAGTAGTCATTGGCTGTAGAAGCAtcttgtaatagtttataggcaCTACGTACTGAAAACTCCCCAGATAGTTCTCCACTCCACACCTGAATATCCTCATGTTCAGTCTCTGCCAGAGGAATTTGTAGAATCTTCCGAGCAGTATCTTCTTGAAAGGTACTATTAATTAAGTCTGACTTCCATTTTCTGCTTGAATTGTCAATGAGATCTGAAACTAACTGTAGTTCTCTTCTGTTTGTTCTATTATGCTCAGCCACCTCCACCTTATCGATCCCCTAAATCCAGTTGTCTTCCCAGATAGAAATGCAATTACCTTTACCAACTCTCCAACCCAATCCTCTTTGGAGAAGTCCTCTTGCTGCCCAGATGCTCTTCCAGGTAAATGAAGATAAATTTCCCAACTCTGCATTTAAGAAACTAGACTGGGGGAAATATTTAGCTTTCAAAACTCTGGCTAATAaagaatttggaaaattaatgaGACGCCAACCTTGTTTAGCTAATAGCGTAATATTAAATTACTAAGATCTCGAAAACCTAAGCCATCATTTTCTTTTAGCAAACAAAGGTTTTTCCAAGTGCACCAATGAATTCCCCTTTTGCCTCCTCCTTTCTGCCACTAGAATCTTGCTATAATACTCTCCATTTCATCGCAAAGAGCTCTCAGAAATAAGAAGCATGCCATAGAATAAGTCGGAATAGCTTGCAAAATGaccttaataaaaatttcttcCCCCCTTGTGATAAAAATCTGTTGCTCCAGTTATCAATACGTTTCTTGATTCAATCCTTTAAACTCTGAAaagcttcttttttctttcgcCCCATCATATTGGGTAGCCCTAAATATCATTCAGGTTCACTGGTCCTACGTACCCCCAACACATTGACCGCCTGTCTCTTATCCTCCTCCAACGTGTTTTTACTAAAGAATACCGTTGATTTGTCAAAATTTACACATTGTCCTGAGCAAACTTTGAATTCACAAAGAATATCCTTTATAATGTTTGCAACCCTCCTCATTGCCTCTCCAAACAGTATGCAATCATCAGCAAATAAAAGATGAGATACCTGCGGACCATACCTGTTCACCCGTATTCCTTTGTGACAATCTCTCTTCATTGCTAACCTCAGTAAACTCGATAAACCTTCACCACATATCAGGAATAAAAACGGGCTTAATGGGTCACCTTGTCTAAGTCCTCTGGTTGGTACAAATTTATCTCCTCTGTGCCCATTAATGACCACTGAATAAGCAACAGATGACACACATTTCATAATGGCATTTACCTAACTAAAGTCAAACCCCATTTTTTTCATAATCTCCTCTATAAAACTCCATTAAACTCTGTCATAAGCTTTGCTCATATCGAGTTTAACGGCCATAAATCCTTTTTTCCCCGTTCTTTTCTGCTTCAGTTTATGCAATATTTCATAAGCGAGTAGTACATTATCTGATATTAACCTGCCGGGCACAAAAACACTTTGCTCTTTATCAATACATTTGCCAATAACAATTCGAAATCTGTTTGCTAGTACCTTGGCTATAATTTTGTAAAGTACATTGCGTAAACTAATTGGCCTAAATTGCGTCATAGTTAATGGGTTGTTGACTTTCGGAATAAGCACTATATTTGTAGAGTTTATCGGACTAACCTCCATATTTCCGTTTAGAGTTTGTAGACAAAAATCTATGACGTCATCTCCAACAATCTGCCAAcacttttgataaaataaagcTGGAAATCCATCCTCCCCTGGTGCTTTCGTTGGTCCCATTTCAAAAACAGCATCTATAATTTCATCTCTAGAATATGA
This genomic window contains:
- the LOC128034760 gene encoding uncharacterized mitochondrial protein AtMg01250-like, which produces MKCVSSVAYSVVINGHRGDKFVPTRGLRQGDPLSPFLFLICGEGLSSLLRLAMKRDCHKGIRVNRYGPQVSHLLFADDCILFGEAMRRVANIIKDILCEFKVCSGQCVNFDKSTVFFSKNTLEEDKRQAVNVLGVRRTSEPE